In Castanea sativa cultivar Marrone di Chiusa Pesio chromosome 6, ASM4071231v1, a single window of DNA contains:
- the LOC142639860 gene encoding uncharacterized protein LOC142639860, with product MDPILAYIRDGKLPLNLSVARKFRVRSSRFMILNDELYKRGFSQPYLKCLDSVDAMYVLQEIHEGVCGNHSGPQSLVGKVVRARYFWPTMQKDAIQVVQRCVNCQRFGNVQHVPTKHLTNISSPWPFSTWEIDIVSPLPPGKKQFKFLVIAIDNFTKWVEAEPLAVITEVKIQHFV from the coding sequence ATGGACCCAATTCTTGCCTACATCAGAGATGGGAAACTCCCACTAAACCTATCAGTGGCCAGGAAGTTCAGAGTAAGGTCATCCAGATTCATGATCTTGAATGACGAGTTGTACAAGAGAGGGTTTTCCCAACCCTACTTGAAGTGCCTGGATTCTGTGGATGCCATGTACGTGCTACAAGAAATCCATGAGGGAGTCTGTGGAAATCATTCGGGCCCACAATCACTTGTTGGGAAAGTAGTTCGAGCAAGGTATTTTTGGCCGACCATGCAAAAGGATGCTATCCAAGTCGTCCAGAGATGTGTCAATTGCCAGCGGTTTGGAAATGTGCAGCATGTTCCAACAAAGCATCTAACAAATATCTCGTCCCCATGGCCATTCTCAACATGGGAGATTGACATTGTAAGCCCCTTACCACCAGGTAAAAAGCAATTCAAATTCTTGGTTATTGCTATTGATAATTTcacaaagtgggtggaagcagagccTTTGGCAGTAATCACAGAAGTCAAGATACAACACTTCGTCTAG
- the LOC142639861 gene encoding uncharacterized protein LOC142639861, whose amino-acid sequence MTEPNPEAEYWTLYVNGSSTIGVGGVDVTLLSPDKDILKYGVQFQFPATNNEAEYEAVLTDLRVAKALGVRNLKLNIDSKLVVRQITNKYEAKEDRMKRYLKLTSQLVSNFDDVRISEVPREENFTADEVARLALSNSDAERSRLYMEIQTIPSIEGLDVVYVQSMSS is encoded by the coding sequence ATGACGGAACCTAACCCAGAGGCAGAATATTGGACACTATACGTGAATGGGTCGTCAACTATAGGTGTTGGAGGTGTAGATGTGACTCTTCTTTCTCCTGATAAGGACATTCTCAAATATGGGGTTCAGTTTCAATTTCCAGCAACAAATAATGAAGCGGAATATGAGGCGGTGCTTACCGATTTAAGGGTAGCAAAGGCCCTGGGAGTTAGAAACTTGAAGCTAAATATAGATTCAAAGTTGGTGGTCAGGCAGATAACCAACAAGTATGAAGCAAAGGAAGACAGGATGAAAAGGTACTTAAAACTGACCAGTCAACTAGTTTCTAACTTTGACGATGTTAGGATCAGTGAAGTACCAAGGGAGGAGAATTTCACAGCAGACGAAGTGGCTAGACTAGCCTTGTCCAACAGTGACGCAGAGCGATCAAGGCTATACATGGAAATACAAACCATCCCAAGCATAGAAGGGCTGGATGTGGTTTATGTCCAATCAATGAGCAGCTAG